Proteins from one Prevotella sp. E2-28 genomic window:
- a CDS encoding GxxExxY protein yields MNLIAEYNKQFERQKQIIGVAMKVYNKYHGGLLESAYECAMKYLLELDGYKVEEQKELPMYWDDVLLDKTYKMDLVVDDNIIIELKAVKFISDDHRKQLRNYMNLTHTPWGMLINFSHDRVYSEWYKRDESGIEQVHLM; encoded by the coding sequence ATGAATCTTATTGCTGAATACAACAAGCAGTTTGAGAGACAAAAGCAGATTATTGGAGTAGCAATGAAAGTCTACAATAAGTATCATGGCGGCTTACTGGAATCTGCTTATGAATGTGCTATGAAATATCTGTTGGAATTGGACGGATATAAGGTTGAAGAACAAAAAGAACTCCCAATGTATTGGGATGACGTACTGTTAGATAAAACCTATAAAATGGACTTGGTAGTTGATGACAATATAATCATAGAATTGAAAGCCGTCAAGTTCATTTCTGATGATCACAGAAAACAGTTACGTAATTACATGAATCTAACCCATACTCCATGGGGAATGCTGATTAATTTCTCTCATGATAGAGTATATAGTGAATGGTATAAAAGAGATGAAAGTGGAATAGAACAAGTTCATTTAATGTGA
- a CDS encoding Gfo/Idh/MocA family protein, translating into MKKLRWGFIGCGEVCELKSGPAFAEVEDSTVVAVMSRTEQKARSYAERHGVPRWYTDAQELIDDPDVNAIYVATPPSSHATFAIMAMKAGKPVYVEKPLASNYEDCIRVNRISEQTGIPCFVAYYRRNLPYFQKVKQLVEQGTIGDVINVQIRFSWPPRPLDYAHPENLPWRLKPEIAGGGYFYDLAPHQFDLLQDMFGMILEARGICDNRGHLYAAEDSVSAVFQFENGLPGSGSWCFVGHESARNDRILIIGNQGSLSFSVFNYSPIELHTSEGMERIEVPNPQYVQYPLIKNVCEHLQGRGICTATSVSATSINWVMDRILGKY; encoded by the coding sequence ATGAAGAAACTGAGGTGGGGATTTATAGGTTGTGGAGAGGTCTGCGAATTGAAAAGCGGTCCTGCTTTTGCCGAGGTGGAAGACTCTACGGTAGTAGCAGTGATGAGCCGTACGGAGCAGAAAGCCCGTTCCTATGCCGAGCGCCATGGGGTGCCCCGTTGGTACACTGATGCTCAGGAGTTGATAGATGATCCCGACGTGAATGCCATCTATGTGGCAACACCGCCATCCAGTCATGCCACGTTCGCTATCATGGCGATGAAGGCAGGCAAGCCCGTCTATGTAGAGAAGCCGTTGGCCTCTAATTATGAAGACTGTATCCGTGTGAACCGTATCTCGGAGCAAACGGGTATTCCCTGTTTTGTGGCTTATTACCGTAGAAACCTGCCGTATTTCCAGAAGGTGAAGCAATTGGTGGAGCAGGGCACGATAGGCGATGTCATCAACGTGCAGATACGTTTCTCATGGCCTCCTCGTCCATTAGACTATGCCCATCCGGAGAATCTGCCCTGGCGACTGAAGCCAGAGATAGCCGGTGGTGGTTATTTCTATGACTTGGCTCCTCATCAGTTTGACCTGCTGCAGGATATGTTTGGCATGATTCTGGAGGCCCGTGGCATCTGTGACAATCGTGGTCATCTTTATGCTGCTGAGGACTCCGTGAGTGCCGTGTTCCAGTTTGAGAATGGACTGCCGGGCAGTGGCTCGTGGTGCTTCGTAGGTCATGAGTCAGCCCGTAACGACCGTATCCTAATTATCGGTAATCAGGGGTCGCTGAGTTTCTCAGTGTTCAACTATTCCCCCATAGAACTGCATACCAGTGAAGGAATGGAGCGTATAGAAGTGCCCAATCCGCAGTATGTGCAGTATCCGCTTATCAAGAATGTGTGTGAGCATCTTCAAGGGCGAGGCATCTGCACGGCGACCAGTGTGTCGGCAACCTCCATCAACTGGGTCATGGATAGAATACTAGGAAAATACTAA
- a CDS encoding smalltalk protein has translation MKKKEFWKFTIQTLISILSAIATALGVTSCM, from the coding sequence ATGAAAAAGAAAGAATTCTGGAAATTCACCATTCAAACCTTGATTAGTATCCTCTCTGCCATCGCCACCGCGCTTGGCGTAACCAGCTGTATGTAG
- a CDS encoding DUF6371 domain-containing protein gives MRAAIAEQASHHLRLHTDGPLIARHLCTNSGFCRACVACHYLTEEQMRRAAQRYQLGMSRDGGVIFWQTDQLGFIYDGKIMYYRSDCHRDHDHTPTWVSSELCRFYLNDEPELAWQIQSSHCLFGLHLLGHTANSSEEGTSQRDRVVCVVEAEKTAVILSEHFPQHLWLAAGGLNELTPTKLFPLRNHRVILFPDTDETCSAFTLWYRIAQEAMRQNGGKITVSPLLEQKATPAQKRAKIDLVDFIM, from the coding sequence GTGCGGGCAGCCATTGCCGAGCAGGCCAGTCATCATCTACGCCTCCACACTGACGGCCCCCTCATCGCTCGTCATCTCTGTACCAATAGTGGCTTCTGCCGTGCTTGCGTGGCGTGTCATTACCTCACGGAGGAACAGATGAGACGTGCCGCCCAGCGTTACCAGCTGGGCATGAGTCGCGATGGCGGTGTCATCTTCTGGCAGACCGACCAACTGGGGTTTATCTACGACGGCAAGATTATGTACTACCGTTCTGACTGCCATCGTGACCATGACCATACGCCTACCTGGGTGAGCAGTGAGCTCTGCCGCTTCTACCTCAACGATGAACCGGAACTTGCTTGGCAGATACAGTCTTCCCACTGCCTTTTCGGGCTGCATCTCCTAGGGCACACCGCGAACAGCTCAGAAGAAGGGACTTCACAAAGGGATAGAGTGGTCTGCGTGGTAGAAGCAGAGAAAACGGCCGTCATCCTCAGTGAGCATTTCCCACAGCACCTCTGGCTAGCAGCAGGAGGCCTGAATGAGCTCACCCCCACGAAGCTATTCCCCTTGCGCAATCACCGTGTCATCCTCTTCCCCGATACCGACGAGACCTGCAGCGCCTTTACCCTCTGGTACCGCATCGCTCAGGAAGCCATGCGTCAAAATGGAGGCAAAATCACCGTCTCGCCCTTACTGGAGCAGAAGGCCACCCCTGCCCAGAAACGTGCCAAGATAGACCTCGTGGACTTCATCATGTAA
- a CDS encoding DNA-binding protein codes for MILYLLRQNKNSDSKAYGKYFAYPAIEETINLDGLAEHMSNHNTPYSKGAIKGMLTDMVACIKELLLEGKNVKIADLAIFSLGIKNNGGCDSADDFSVSKHIKGVKLRARGTGDLITKSLNLEASLKKASATTKRVLPSQKPTNDDSGSSTQNP; via the coding sequence ATGATTCTTTATCTTTTACGTCAAAACAAAAATTCTGATTCAAAGGCCTACGGCAAGTACTTCGCTTATCCCGCCATCGAGGAGACTATCAACCTGGACGGTCTGGCCGAACACATGTCAAACCACAACACACCTTACTCCAAGGGTGCCATCAAGGGTATGCTCACGGATATGGTGGCTTGTATCAAGGAGCTGCTCCTCGAGGGCAAGAACGTGAAGATCGCCGACCTAGCCATCTTCTCACTGGGCATCAAAAACAATGGTGGATGCGACTCGGCCGACGACTTCAGTGTGTCGAAGCATATCAAGGGGGTGAAGCTCCGTGCCCGTGGCACTGGTGACCTCATCACGAAGAGCCTGAACCTCGAAGCCTCCCTGAAGAAGGCCTCGGCCACCACGAAGAGAGTCTTACCCTCCCAGAAACCTACTAACGACGACAGCGGCAGCAGCACGCAGAACCCTTAA
- a CDS encoding galactokinase family protein, with the protein MQYHIFSPYRVCPLGAHVDHQHGLVTGFAIDKGVDLWFDISSDAHVHLESKTFEGVVDFDIDAPSQVREHHWGDYARGAKYALRKRFELKRGITGVVQGSLPVGGLSSSAAVLIAYVMAFAKANDITLQPFEVVKIASEAEREYIGLNNGLLDQACIALGKKDGLLFLDCDSNEWRIIKRHPDMPEFEIGIFFSGLTRSLVNSDYNLRVYECKTAAWNMLAYTEQPLKTFDKTFLRDIPKTTFDKTRIAMPARFARRAEHFYSEYRRVRQGVTAWETGNLKLFGKLSFDSCESSIHNYECGSPELIAIYEIMRSLPGVYGGRFSGAGFKGACIALVDPAHKADIERELTKRYLEQFPEYEKTFQIHWVHPAPGARFVEG; encoded by the coding sequence ATGCAATACCATATATTCTCTCCTTATAGGGTTTGCCCTCTGGGCGCACATGTGGACCATCAACACGGTTTAGTAACGGGTTTCGCTATCGACAAAGGTGTAGATCTTTGGTTCGATATCAGCAGCGATGCCCATGTTCATTTGGAGTCGAAGACTTTCGAGGGTGTGGTTGATTTTGATATTGATGCCCCTTCGCAAGTAAGGGAGCACCACTGGGGTGACTATGCACGCGGTGCGAAGTATGCGCTCAGGAAGCGTTTTGAACTGAAACGTGGTATCACGGGTGTTGTTCAGGGGTCATTACCAGTAGGCGGTCTCAGCTCTTCTGCTGCTGTGCTGATAGCTTACGTCATGGCTTTTGCCAAGGCCAACGATATTACCCTTCAGCCTTTTGAGGTGGTAAAGATAGCCTCTGAGGCCGAGCGTGAGTATATTGGTCTGAACAATGGTTTGCTAGACCAGGCTTGTATCGCCCTTGGTAAGAAGGATGGGTTGCTATTCCTGGATTGCGATAGCAACGAATGGCGTATCATTAAGCGTCATCCCGATATGCCTGAGTTTGAGATTGGTATCTTCTTCTCTGGTTTGACACGCTCTCTGGTGAATTCCGATTATAACCTGCGTGTGTATGAGTGTAAGACTGCCGCATGGAATATGCTGGCTTATACCGAGCAGCCCTTGAAGACGTTTGATAAGACCTTCTTACGTGACATACCTAAGACCACCTTCGATAAGACCCGAATCGCCATGCCTGCTCGTTTTGCTCGTAGAGCAGAGCATTTCTATTCAGAGTATAGACGTGTGCGTCAAGGTGTAACAGCCTGGGAGACAGGTAATCTGAAGTTATTCGGAAAACTGTCGTTCGACAGTTGTGAGAGTAGTATCCATAATTATGAGTGTGGCTCTCCAGAACTCATTGCCATCTACGAAATCATGCGTTCCTTGCCAGGTGTGTATGGCGGTCGTTTCAGTGGTGCCGGTTTCAAAGGTGCATGTATTGCATTGGTTGATCCTGCCCATAAGGCAGACATTGAGCGTGAACTGACCAAACGTTATCTGGAACAGTTCCCTGAATACGAAAAGACGTTCCAGATTCACTGGGTTCATCCGGCACCTGGTGCGAGGTTCGTTGAGGGGTGA
- a CDS encoding nucleotidyltransferase family protein, which produces MKNIVIAAGYATRLGELTKNFPKPLLKIGENTILGRMLDDIDQIPEIDEHIIITNHRFASIFEDWTAEQHYTKPITIVDDGTETNETRLGAVCDLLFAMNQLNIDDDLLVVAADNLLFFSFSEFVQFAREKGTSCIMCHEQPSIEKLQRTGVVELDANNKVLGMEEKPQVPKSHWAVPPFYIYLKKDLDLVRHSVENGCGKDAPGNLAHYMVEHTAIHAWHMSAGRFDIGSLDTYHEAVEKYG; this is translated from the coding sequence ATGAAGAATATCGTGATTGCAGCGGGTTATGCCACAAGGCTGGGAGAACTCACTAAGAACTTCCCGAAACCGCTATTGAAAATTGGAGAGAACACTATCCTAGGACGTATGCTCGATGATATTGATCAGATACCAGAAATTGATGAGCATATCATCATCACCAACCACAGATTTGCCTCTATCTTCGAGGACTGGACTGCTGAGCAGCACTATACCAAGCCCATCACTATAGTTGATGATGGCACAGAGACTAACGAGACGCGTCTAGGCGCTGTCTGCGACCTGCTCTTTGCCATGAATCAGCTCAACATCGATGATGACCTGCTGGTAGTCGCTGCTGACAACCTCTTGTTCTTCTCGTTCAGCGAGTTTGTCCAGTTCGCACGTGAGAAAGGTACGTCTTGCATCATGTGTCATGAGCAGCCTTCTATAGAAAAGCTGCAGCGCACGGGTGTGGTGGAGCTCGATGCTAACAATAAGGTGCTTGGCATGGAGGAGAAGCCTCAGGTGCCCAAGAGTCACTGGGCTGTGCCACCTTTCTATATTTATCTGAAGAAAGACCTCGACCTGGTGCGTCACTCTGTAGAAAACGGTTGTGGCAAGGATGCTCCTGGCAACCTGGCTCACTACATGGTAGAGCATACCGCGATACATGCTTGGCACATGAGCGCCGGCCGATTTGACATCGGCAGTCTGGATACATATCATGAGGCAGTAGAGAAATATGGTTAA
- a CDS encoding DUF4248 domain-containing protein produces MIIKSYPKSELALLYFPDSTPHVALNRLNSWIRRCTPLTAALSACYQNPNAKYFSSQAVRHIVEYLGEP; encoded by the coding sequence ATGATTATAAAAAGTTACCCTAAGTCCGAATTGGCCTTGCTGTATTTCCCTGACAGCACGCCACATGTAGCCCTAAACCGTCTGAACAGTTGGATACGTCGCTGCACCCCACTAACAGCAGCCCTCTCAGCCTGCTATCAGAATCCAAACGCCAAGTACTTCTCCTCGCAGGCCGTCCGTCATATCGTGGAATACCTCGGTGAGCCGTAG
- a CDS encoding AAA family ATPase — protein sequence MSDMMEEPKDLIMGQLLQAGEPSPLTPDVIQLLQRRITPETSLPSMQFLFRMFGVPCFPRGELVVVAGKAKSGKTLFLSLLMAASMKQKILALERNTDESPLRVMWYDTEQSEQSTQDILVNRIYPLACPEDGNESLFAFNLRCKSWEERLQLFSAGVAYLKPDLVVLDGVRDLLADINDGVEAQRITEMLMTLAQTHQCCIVCVLHQNKSDSDHTLRGWIGTELTNKVFEVYTCEKLKGYATFKVKQEHTRKHDIDRELYYTIDSDTGLPEACAKPQEQPRDAQGRWMSRRQNPTASEKWEKLNSHYIIHHPENEQQPWEWNVRRLFSDAFAGKDVLPYNTLMGIALGLSHINDKDQYYAAYRKAISENVIREVRHPSTGQQMVMLANSRLEFEDAPF from the coding sequence ATGAGTGACATGATGGAAGAACCGAAAGACCTCATCATGGGACAGCTCCTCCAAGCGGGGGAGCCCAGTCCCCTTACGCCCGACGTGATTCAGTTGCTACAACGGCGTATCACCCCCGAGACCTCCCTACCCTCCATGCAGTTCCTGTTTCGCATGTTTGGCGTGCCCTGCTTCCCACGAGGGGAGTTGGTCGTCGTGGCAGGCAAGGCCAAGAGCGGCAAGACCCTGTTCCTATCGCTGCTGATGGCTGCCAGTATGAAGCAGAAGATACTGGCACTGGAACGAAACACGGATGAAAGCCCCTTGCGAGTGATGTGGTATGATACCGAACAGAGCGAGCAGTCCACGCAGGACATCCTCGTAAACCGCATCTACCCCCTAGCCTGCCCTGAAGACGGGAACGAATCGCTCTTTGCCTTCAACCTGCGTTGTAAGAGTTGGGAGGAGCGCTTGCAACTGTTTTCTGCTGGCGTGGCTTATCTGAAGCCCGACCTCGTGGTACTCGATGGCGTGCGTGACCTCCTGGCCGACATCAACGATGGTGTAGAGGCACAACGTATCACCGAGATGCTAATGACTCTGGCGCAGACGCACCAGTGTTGCATCGTCTGTGTGCTCCATCAGAACAAGAGCGACAGCGACCACACCCTGCGTGGCTGGATTGGTACCGAACTGACCAACAAGGTCTTCGAGGTCTATACCTGTGAGAAACTGAAAGGCTATGCCACGTTCAAAGTCAAGCAGGAGCATACCCGTAAGCATGATATTGACCGAGAGCTTTATTACACCATCGATTCCGATACAGGACTGCCAGAGGCTTGTGCCAAACCGCAAGAGCAGCCACGTGATGCGCAGGGCCGCTGGATGAGTAGGCGACAGAACCCCACTGCCTCAGAGAAATGGGAGAAACTGAACTCACATTACATCATCCACCATCCTGAGAATGAGCAACAGCCCTGGGAATGGAATGTGCGCCGACTTTTCAGCGATGCTTTTGCCGGTAAGGATGTCCTACCCTACAACACACTGATGGGTATCGCCCTTGGCCTCAGTCATATCAACGACAAAGACCAGTATTATGCAGCTTACCGCAAGGCTATTTCAGAGAATGTCATCCGTGAAGTGAGACACCCCAGCACAGGGCAACAGATGGTGATGCTAGCCAACAGCCGACTGGAATTCGAGGACGCGCCTTTCTGA
- the hisB gene encoding bifunctional histidinol-phosphatase/imidazoleglycerol-phosphate dehydratase HisB, with amino-acid sequence MKRILFIDRDGTLVEEPHDEQVDALEKIKFKPGVFRWLGFLREKTDFRFVMVSNQDGLGTDSFPEDTFWPSQNFILEALKGEGIEFDDILVDNHFPEDNAPTRKPNTGMVEKYINDPEYDIANSYVIGDRETDARFAQNIGCKAMILSDQLSWKQVAEQIFDGERTAEVVRTTKETDIHVRLTLDGTGKADIQTGLGFFDHMLEQIARHGQMDLLIHTKGDLHVDEHHTIEDTALALGQCINKALGSKRGIERYGFSLPMDDCHAHVTLDFSGRPWLIWKTEFHREHVGDVPTEMFFHFFKSLSDAALMNLYIEADGDNEHHKAEAIFKALARALRAAVRRDIDHYQLPSTKGTL; translated from the coding sequence ATGAAACGTATTCTGTTTATTGACCGTGATGGTACCTTGGTTGAGGAACCTCACGATGAGCAAGTTGACGCACTCGAGAAAATCAAGTTCAAGCCTGGGGTGTTTCGCTGGCTGGGATTCCTGCGCGAGAAGACTGATTTCCGTTTCGTCATGGTAAGCAATCAGGACGGACTGGGCACAGATTCTTTCCCTGAGGACACATTCTGGCCTTCGCAGAACTTCATTCTGGAAGCCCTCAAAGGTGAAGGTATTGAGTTCGACGATATCCTTGTTGACAATCATTTCCCTGAGGACAATGCGCCTACTCGCAAGCCTAATACTGGAATGGTTGAGAAATATATCAACGACCCAGAATACGATATTGCCAACAGCTACGTCATTGGTGATCGCGAGACCGATGCCCGCTTTGCACAGAACATTGGCTGTAAGGCTATGATTCTGAGCGACCAGCTCTCATGGAAGCAGGTAGCTGAACAGATTTTTGACGGTGAGCGTACAGCTGAGGTGGTACGCACCACGAAAGAGACTGATATTCACGTGCGCCTCACACTCGATGGCACTGGTAAGGCTGACATCCAGACTGGACTAGGCTTCTTCGACCACATGCTGGAGCAGATAGCACGCCACGGACAGATGGACCTGCTCATTCATACCAAGGGCGACCTGCACGTTGACGAGCACCACACCATTGAGGACACTGCCCTCGCTCTGGGACAGTGCATCAACAAGGCACTGGGCTCTAAGCGAGGCATTGAGCGCTATGGATTCTCCCTGCCTATGGACGACTGTCACGCGCATGTCACCCTCGATTTCAGTGGCCGTCCCTGGCTTATCTGGAAAACGGAGTTCCATCGCGAACACGTAGGCGACGTGCCCACAGAGATGTTCTTCCATTTCTTCAAGAGCCTCTCTGACGCAGCACTCATGAACCTCTATATCGAGGCCGATGGCGACAACGAGCACCATAAGGCAGAAGCTATCTTCAAAGCACTGGCTCGTGCGCTCCGTGCAGCCGTACGTCGTGACATAGACCACTATCAGTTGCCCTCTACCAAGGGTACGCTGTGA
- the pgk gene encoding phosphoglycerate kinase — MTINEFNFAGKKAIVRVDFNVPLDENGKITDDTRIRGALPTLKKILADGGATIIMSHMGKPKGKVDAKKSLGQIREAVEKALGVPVAFAPDCAKAADAAKALKMGEALLLENLRFYPEEEGKPVGIDKADPAYDEAKKAMKASQKEFAKTLASYADCYVMDAFGTAHRKHASTAVIADYFDADNKMLGLLMEKEVQAVDAVLSNIKRPFVAIMGGSKVSSKIGIIENLLGKVDKLILCGGMTYTFAKAHGGEIGDSIVELDKLDVALGVEELAKKNGVELVLGSDCTATNGLDFDTMTVKAGAEIITCPANKVPAGFEGVDAGVESQKAFAEAIKGAKTILWNGPAGVFECDAFTAGSRAIGDAIAKATAEGAFSLIGGGDSVACVNKFGLADQVSYISTGGGALLEAIEGKVLPGVAAIKGNN; from the coding sequence ATGACAATCAACGAATTCAACTTTGCCGGTAAGAAGGCAATCGTACGTGTAGATTTCAACGTACCCCTCGATGAGAATGGTAAGATCACAGACGACACCCGTATCCGTGGTGCCCTGCCTACCCTGAAGAAGATTCTGGCTGATGGTGGTGCTACTATCATCATGAGCCACATGGGTAAGCCCAAAGGTAAGGTAGATGCCAAGAAGTCACTCGGTCAGATCCGCGAGGCTGTTGAGAAGGCTCTGGGTGTTCCCGTTGCTTTCGCTCCCGACTGCGCTAAGGCTGCTGATGCTGCTAAGGCTCTGAAGATGGGTGAGGCTCTGCTGCTTGAGAACCTGCGTTTCTATCCTGAGGAAGAGGGTAAGCCCGTTGGTATCGACAAGGCTGATCCTGCATACGACGAGGCTAAGAAGGCTATGAAGGCCAGCCAGAAGGAGTTCGCTAAGACTCTGGCTTCTTACGCTGACTGCTACGTAATGGATGCCTTCGGTACAGCTCACCGCAAGCACGCTTCTACTGCAGTTATCGCTGACTACTTCGACGCTGACAACAAGATGCTGGGTCTGCTGATGGAGAAGGAGGTTCAGGCTGTTGACGCCGTTCTCTCTAACATCAAGCGTCCTTTCGTTGCTATCATGGGTGGTTCTAAGGTATCTTCTAAGATCGGTATCATCGAGAACCTGCTCGGTAAGGTTGATAAGCTCATCCTCTGCGGTGGTATGACCTATACCTTCGCAAAGGCTCACGGTGGTGAGATTGGTGATTCTATCGTTGAGCTCGACAAGCTGGATGTTGCTCTGGGCGTTGAGGAGCTGGCTAAGAAGAATGGCGTAGAGCTCGTTCTGGGTTCTGACTGCACAGCTACTAACGGTCTCGATTTCGACACCATGACTGTTAAGGCTGGTGCTGAGATCATCACCTGCCCTGCCAACAAGGTTCCTGCTGGTTTCGAGGGTGTTGACGCTGGTGTTGAGAGCCAGAAGGCATTTGCTGAGGCTATCAAGGGTGCAAAGACCATCCTGTGGAACGGTCCTGCCGGTGTATTCGAGTGCGACGCTTTCACCGCTGGTTCACGTGCTATCGGTGATGCTATCGCTAAGGCTACTGCTGAGGGTGCATTCTCTCTGATTGGTGGTGGTGACTCTGTAGCTTGTGTTAACAAGTTCGGTCTGGCTGATCAGGTATCTTACATCTCTACTGGTGGTGGTGCTCTGCTCGAGGCCATCGAGGGTAAGGTGCTTCCTGGTGTAGCAGCTATCAAAGGAAACAACTAA
- a CDS encoding NAD-dependent epimerase/dehydratase family protein, with protein MNKIDLNGKTILVTGSAGFIGSNLVLRLFKDMSKGTIVGLDNLNDYYDPSLKDYRLSVIEKSKPAEIEYQFVKADLADKATINSLFDEYHFDIVVNLAAQAGVRYSITNPDAYIMSNMMGFYNILEACRNHPVEHLVYASSSSVYGGNKKVPFSTDDRVDNPVSLYAATKKSNELFAHCYSKLYNIPTTGLRFFTVYGPAGRPDMAYFGFTNKLLKGETIQIFNYGNCRRDFTFVDDIVEGIVRVMQGAPERKNGEDGLPIPPYAVYNIGGGQPENLLDFVTILQEELTRAGVLPADFDFEAHKKLVPMQPGDVPTTYADATALERDFGFTPKITLREGLRKFAIWYKEYYNPAL; from the coding sequence ATGAATAAGATTGATTTAAATGGTAAGACCATACTTGTGACCGGTAGCGCTGGCTTTATTGGTTCAAATTTAGTCCTCCGTCTGTTCAAAGACATGAGCAAGGGCACTATCGTGGGCCTGGATAATCTGAACGATTATTACGATCCTTCACTGAAGGATTACCGCCTCAGCGTGATTGAAAAGTCTAAGCCAGCAGAAATTGAATATCAATTTGTAAAAGCCGACCTGGCCGACAAGGCTACTATCAATAGCCTCTTCGACGAGTACCATTTCGATATCGTGGTGAACCTGGCAGCCCAGGCAGGCGTTCGCTATAGCATCACCAATCCCGACGCATACATCATGAGTAACATGATGGGATTCTACAATATCCTTGAGGCCTGTAGGAATCACCCCGTGGAGCACTTAGTATATGCCAGCTCATCAAGCGTCTATGGCGGCAACAAGAAGGTGCCCTTCTCTACCGACGACCGCGTAGATAACCCCGTATCACTCTATGCTGCTACCAAGAAGAGCAATGAGCTCTTCGCCCACTGCTATTCAAAGCTGTATAACATCCCTACCACAGGCCTGCGCTTCTTCACCGTCTATGGCCCTGCGGGACGTCCTGACATGGCCTACTTCGGTTTCACCAACAAACTACTGAAGGGCGAGACCATCCAGATCTTCAACTACGGCAACTGTCGCCGCGACTTCACCTTTGTTGATGATATCGTAGAGGGTATCGTGCGTGTGATGCAGGGAGCTCCTGAGCGTAAAAATGGTGAGGACGGACTCCCCATCCCACCCTACGCCGTATATAACATCGGTGGTGGTCAACCAGAGAACCTGCTCGACTTTGTCACCATTCTGCAGGAGGAACTGACACGTGCTGGTGTGCTGCCCGCAGACTTCGATTTCGAGGCCCACAAGAAACTGGTGCCCATGCAGCCAGGCGATGTGCCCACCACCTATGCTGATGCCACAGCCCTAGAGCGTGACTTCGGCTTCACCCCCAAAATCACATTGAGAGAAGGATTGAGAAAGTTTGCTATTTGGTACAAGGAATATTATAACCCTGCATTATAG